Proteins from a genomic interval of Gossypium hirsutum isolate 1008001.06 chromosome A09, Gossypium_hirsutum_v2.1, whole genome shotgun sequence:
- the LOC121206282 gene encoding UV radiation resistance-associated gene protein: MENPEQRDQDKTLICDPTQINATQENEKIIEWEDFGHELARLWSLTSALKEANEKKLNLQEKLQYFIQVKTESLTRLNELEEMRERLVARKVMIGNMSTHCKVATEDAKKQEKMLSTELRSWLVAGTSLSVARKRLQESNRTLNEKRGYIKLKNMQRKLRARQQYMISQVSLLYPVKILVGPAQEQELESYPSSSRLGNSSVSKPINCGTLTILGLHLTMRPFTKMSFFTDKKEIQKSATALGYVAHAVSLIASYLQVPLRYPLRLGGSCSYVNDNVPPAGPTTLDFSWKTPLSATVKPVEFPLFLKGQDTTRAAYAIFLLSKDIEQLLNFIGEDSLGPRHLVANLKELLRCVQSSEFIDTS; encoded by the exons ATGGAAAATCCAGAACAACGAGACCAAGACAAAACCCTAATTTGCGACCCGACGCAAATCAATGCAACAcaagaaaatgagaaaataatcgAATGGGAAGATTTCGGGCATGAGCTTGCTAGATTGTGGAGTTTAACTTCTGCCCTTAAAGAAGCTAATGAGAAGAAGCTAAATCTTCAAGAAAAGCTTCAGTATTTTATTCAG GTTAAAACTGAGTCATTGACTCGATTAAATGAGCTTGAGGAAATGCGTGAGAGACTAGTGGCAAGAAAAGTGATGATAGGAAACATGTCAACGCATTGCAAGGTTGCAACAGAGGATGCTAAAAAACAGGAGAAAATGCTTAGTACTGAGTTGAGATCATGGTTGGTTGCTGGTACCTCTCTTTCTGTTGCAAGGAAGCGACTGCAG GAATCCAATAGAACTCTCAATGAAAAAAGGGGTTACATTAAGCTGAAAAACATGCAGAGGAAGCTACGAGCAAGGCAACAATATATGATATCACAAGTTTCTTTGCTCTATCCTGTAAAGATCTTGGTTGGACCTGCACAAGAGCAAGAACTTGAATCCTATCCAAGCAGTAGTAGACTAG GGAATTCTTCTGTATCTAAGCCCATTAATTGTGGAACCTTGACGATATTGGGTCTGCATCTCACCATGCGTCCTTTTACGAAGATGAGTTTTTTCACTGACAAAAAGGAGATTCAGAAATCTGCAACTGCCTTAGGATATGTTGCACAT GCTGTTTCACTAATTGCTTCATATTTACAAGTTCCCTTGCGTTATCCTTTGCGCTTGGGTGGTTCCTGCTCTTATGTCAACGACAATGTACCACCAGCAGGGCCTACAACTTTGgatttttcatggaaaacaccacTGTCTGCAACTGTGAAGCCTGTAGAATTTCCGTTGTTTTTAAAAGGTCAAGACACAACAAGAGCAGCTTATGCTATATTCTTGTTAAGCAAG GATATTGAGCAACTTTTGAACTTCATCGGTGAGGACAGCTTAGGGCCACGGCATTTAGTAGCAAATTTGAAGGAGCTTCTGAGGTGTGTCCAGTCTTCAGAATTCATAGATACCTCCTGA
- the LOC121206283 gene encoding pathogenesis-related thaumatin-like protein 3.5, with amino-acid sequence MFHSHHVFLIILALFVSISHCCTFTISNNCPYTIWPGTLAGSGSPPLQTTGFRLDAGQSVRIPSVPAGWSGRIWGRTGCKFDANGVGLCQTGDCGGRLQCDGNGATPPASLFEITLGSGNEQDFYDVSLVDGYNLPIFAAPRGVHGSCNATGCSSDLNLRCPKELQVVGGAGGGGAGRVVACKSACEAFGLDQYCCSGEFGNPTTCRPSFYSTIFKRACPRAYSYAYDDGTSTFTCKALDYLILFCPNSHSPNRSYNGYTPPPYEDGTKGKVMHTASSSDIPFPFPVFIFLLALIMFF; translated from the exons ATGTTTCATAGTCATCATGTCTTCCTTATTATCCTCGCACTGTTCGTTTCCATCTCCCATTGTTGCACTTTCACAATATCAAACAACTGTCCTTACACCATATGGCCTGGAACACTGGCCGGTTCAGGGTCTCCACCGCTTCAAACGACGGGGTTTCGGTTGGATGCCGGCCAAAGTGTTCGAATCCCGTCGGTTCCTGCGGGGTGGTCTGGTCGGATTTGGGGTAGGACAGGTTGCAAGTTTGATGCCAATGGTGTAGGGTTATGTCAGACCGGTGATTGTGGGGGAAGGCTCCAGTGTGACGGCAATGGTGCTACACCGCCGGCGTCTCTTTTTGAGATAACACTGGGGTCGGGAAATGAACAAGATTTTTACGATGTTAGCCTTGTGGATGGCTATAATTTGCCTATTTTTGCTGCACCTCGTGGCGTTCATGGCTCATGCAATGCCACTGGCTGTTCTTCTGATCTTAATCTGC gtTGTCCTAAAGAGCTTCAAGTGGTGGGGGGAGCCGGTGGGGGTGGGGCGGGGAGAGTGGTGGCATGCAAAAGTGCATGCGAAGCATTTGGGCTAGACCAATATTGCTGCAGTGGTGAATTTGGTAACCCAACAACATGCAGGCCTTCATTTTATTCAACCATATTCAAAAGGGCTTGTCCTAGGGCTTACAGTTATGCCTATGATGATGGCACCAGCACTTTCACTTGCAAGGCCTTGGATTATCTCATCCTTTTCTGCCCTAATTCTCACAGCCCGAATAGATCATATAATGGATATACACCTCCACCTTATGAGGATGGGACCAAAGGCAAAGTCATGCACACTGCTTCCTCATCAGATATACCCTTTCCCTTTCcagttttcatctttcttcttgcaCTCATCATGTTCTTTTGA
- the LOC107890492 gene encoding LOW QUALITY PROTEIN: ENHANCER OF AG-4 protein 2 (The sequence of the model RefSeq protein was modified relative to this genomic sequence to represent the inferred CDS: inserted 5 bases in 5 codons; deleted 1 base in 1 codon; substituted 2 bases at 2 genomic stop codons) translates to MAGGRKKGGNKAKVKNLSLGDLVLAKVKGFPAWPAKISRPEDWEREPDPKKYFVQFFGTEEIAFVAPVDIQAFTSETKSKLSAKSQVVKTRYFVQAVKEICVAFDELHKEKSSDLRDETDKSTPGFEASSADGVEDGGAEADLKNGKSAVAPGEETTSVGKGENNSEHIKPLISGHADDSSSPHMSSEGNDKISMVNKLKRRCFLQHFRQPSPIKEEFSDDKIAAANCTKKQKQQFSCNNMRDDKSSGCLDLPDSEEQLKDRVKASKGSIVKKTKGNSPSSNNVNSKAAKHSESKKSTSHVLALRAPLSMISDVSGDEAVLPVSKRHRQAXEAMFVQALVILTIKLEKILLNXKLQFKFXSCENSRSQLSRRRRAVCLFDDDDEEDPKTPLHGGSIRDVKVTSVVSDASKSSDVNHSSASNAQRSVEESNQHENNGPKEASSKLMNDVVSPIRPQTVERRPTHASITPERSESEQLSSKEAKPDLISLRKSPHLVSATKQVEQHRTTKAAAKVSGNGTRKRLHLSCVLSQRNRQASSVERLKSTPKAISRGNDTTFVTETSMEFDIFREDRSGSLIDSKNSDSAMSMKHLIAAAQAKXRLAHSQQYCLGNPSSAFLSMSEAQGXEPHPAVQPFPSVTNNEVQGDGQGLLXRTSITSPSTLGHLSGSQNQQDTEETEXRRASSGHMAAGGSLSGGTEASVARDAFEGMIETLSRTKESIGRATRLAIDCAKYGIANEVVELLIRKLESEPSFHRKVDLFFLVDSITQCSHNQKGIAGASYIPTVQTALPRLLGAAAPPGASARENRRQCLKVLRLWLERKILPESILRRYMDDIGVSNDDALSGFSLRRPSRAERAIDDPIREMEGMLVDEYGSNATFQLPGLLSSNAFDDDEEELSDSPCGEAADASPLETAQALVELEACTVTPSDRRHCILEDVDGELEMEDVSAHQKDDRPSFTNDSLEKDMQQQGTDRIMEPASSSPNGFPPLPEGSPPLPPDSPPPPPPLPPSPPPPPPPSSPSPPPPPPPLPTQLPPPLPACMPPPAFVPQPPLPTQPMLPPQSSMQSSPQLAYQAPVPHDYRGTPNGNQMVQISGSAPHGGHIDAAVKNELFLQQSPCFPTGTRNSREASGYNSSRQLEYGHNEMYLNAPSSQPSQQFQPGNTAFVQRPLPPSLPQTSSSHFSFTKPSMPPHPQHSYPPQYSLPSQHDGRRPFVSDEQWRMPAGEYIAGRNPPSAGPLFVQEAYFRPPGERPPSNNMAFPIASTNTLPAGAPNSGHGVSPMLPCRPDVSTINCWRPARE, encoded by the exons AGCTTTTGTTGCCCCTGTTGATATTCAAGCTTTTACTAGTGAGACAAAGAGTAAATTGTCTGCCAAGAGTCAAGTTGTTAAAACTAGGTACTTTGTCCAAGCGGTTAAGGAAATTTGTGTGGCATTCGATGAGTTACATAAAGAGAAGTCCAGTGATTTGAGAGATGAAACTGATAAGTCAACACCTGGCTTTGAGGCTTCATCTGCTGATGGGGTTGAGGATGGTGGTGCGGAGGCCGACTTAAAGAATGGAAAAAGTGCAGTAGCACCTGGTGAAGAAACCACTAGTGTAGGAAAAGGTGAGAATAATAGCGAACATATAAAGCCATTAATTTCTGGTCATGCAGATGATAGCTCATCTCCACATATGTCTTCTGAGGGTAATGATAAAATTTCAATGGTGAACAAGCTAAAAAGGAGGTGTTTTCTCCAGCATTTTAGACAACCTTCTCCTATAAAGGAGGAATTCTCTGATGATAAAATTGCTGCAGCCAATTGCACTAAGAAAC AAAAGCAGCAGTTCAGCTGCAACAACATGAGGGATGATAAATCTAGTGGCTGTCTCGATCTGCCTGATTCTGAGGAGCAACTGAAAGATAGAGTAAAAG CTTCCAAGGGATCTATTGTCAAAAAAACGAAAGGTAATTCTCCAAGCTCTAACAATGTCAACAGCAAAGCTGCTAAACATTCAGAGTCTAAAAAATCCACATCTCATGTTTTAGCATTGAGAGCTCCACTGTCCATGATTTCTGATGTTTCCGGTGATGAAGCTGTGCTGCCTGTATCAAAGCGCCATCGGCAGG CGGAGGCAATGTTTGTTCAGGCTCTAGTAATTCTGACAATAAAATTGGAAAAAATCCTGTTGAAttgaaaattacaattcaagttCTAGTCATGTGAAAATTCCAGGTCCCAATTGTCCAGAAGGCGTAGGGCTGTTTGCCtttttgatgatgatgatgaagaagatcCCAAAACTCCACTTCATGGAGGATCTATCCGGGATGTTAAAGTAACTTCTGTTGTTTCAGATGCTTCAAAAAGCAGTGATGTAAATCATTCAAGTGCTTCCAATGCTCAACGTAGTGTTGAAGAATCCAACCAACATGAGAACAATGGTCCTAAGGAGGCTTCttcaaaattaatgaatgatGTTGTGTCACCCATTCGACCGCAAACTGTTGAAAGAAGGCCTACTCATGCCTCCATCACTCCTGAAAGATCTGAATCAGAACAATTGTCTTCAAAGGAGGCCAAACCAGACTTGATTTCCCTAAGGAAGTCTCCTCATCTGGTTTCTGCCACAAAACAAGTAGAACAACACAGAACTACTAAAGCTGCTGCCAAGGTTTCTGGTAATGGAACCAGAAAAAGGCTCCATCTGTCTTGT GTTTTGAGTCAAAGAAATAGACAAGCTTCTTCCGTAGAGAGACTGAAATCTACTCCAAAAGCAATTTCGCGAGGAAATGACACCACTTTTGTCACTGAAACTTCAATGGA ATTCGATATCTTTAGAGAAGATAGAAGTGGTTCGTTGATTGATTCCAAAAATTCAGATTCTGCTATGTCAATGAAGCATCTTATTGCCGCTGCGCAAGCAA AGAGACTAGCTCACTCTCAACAATATTGTCTGGGAAATCCTAGTTCTGCTTTTCTGTCAATGTCTGAGGCTCAGG GCGAGCCTCATCCTGCAGTTCAGCCTTTTCCCTCTGTGACCAACAATGAAGTGCAGGGTGATGGGCAGGGATTGC ATCGAACAAGTATAACTTCTCCATCAACCCTTGGTCACCTGTCAGGATCCCAAAATCAACAGGATACTGAAGAGACCG GAAGAAGAGCTAGTTCTGGGCACATGGCAGCTGGAGGCTCTCTCAGTGGTGGTACCGAGGCATCTGTTGCTCGAGATGCTTTTGAAGGAATGATAGAGACTCTATCGAGGACTAAGGAAAGTATCGGACGTGCAACTCGCCTTGCTATTGATTGTGCCAAGTATGGCATTGCAAATGAA GTTGTTGAACTTCTTATTCGGAAGCTGGAAAGTGAGCCCAGTTTTCATCGTAAAGTTGACCTGTTCTTTCTTGTTGATTCAATCACCCAGTGTTCGCATAATCAGAAAG GCATCGCTGGTGCTTCATATATCCCTACTGTTCAAACAGCATTGCCCCGTCTCCTTGGTGCAGCTGCTCCACCTGGAGCAAGTGCTCGTGAAAATCGTCGTCAATGTCTCAAG GTTTTACGGCTGTGGCTTGAGAggaaaattttacctgaatctatTCTGCGGCGTTACATGGATGACATTGGAGTTTCAAATGATGATGCACTCTCAGGGTTTTCCCTAAGGCGCCCATCTCGAGCTGAACGTGCTATAGATGATCCTATACGAGAAATGGAAGGCATGCTTGTGGACGAGTATGGAAG TAATGCTACATTTCAGCTGCCTGGCCTCTTGTCTTCTAATGCATTTGACGATGATGAGGAAGAGCTTTCGGACAGTCCTTGCGGAGAAGCTGCTGACGCATCACCTTTAGAAACAGCTCAGGCTTTAGTAGAGCTAGAAGCGTGTACAGTTACTCCAAGTGATAGGCGTCATTGCATCTTAGAAGACGTGGATGGTGAGCTTGAAATGGAGGATGTTTCTGCACACCAGAAGGATGACCGGCCATCATTCACTAATGATAGTCTTGAAAAGGACATGCAGCAGCAGGGCACTGATAGGATCATGGAACCAGCTTCAAGTAGTCCCAACGGATTCCCTCCTTTACCCGAGGGTTCCCCGCCATTACCCCCAGATtctcctccaccaccaccacctttGCCACCTTCACCACCTCCGCCCCCACCTCCATCATCTCCTTCGCCGCCGCCTCCTCCACCACCTCTACCAACACAACTACCTCCTCCCCTGC CCGCCTGCATGCCCCCTCCAGCTTTCGTGCCCCAACCACCATTGCCCACTCAACCTATGCTACCTCCTCAGTCATCAATGCAGTCTTCACCTCAGCTGGCATATCAAGCACCCGTACCTCATGACTATCGGGGCACGCCAAAT GGTAATCAGATGGTTCAAATTAGTGGAAGTGCTCCTCATGGGGGTCACATAGATGCTGCTGTGAAAAATGAATTGTTTCTGCAGCAATCCCCTTGCTTTCCTACAGGAACCCGAAATTCCCGAGAGGCTTCTGGATACAATTCTTCAAGGCAATTAGAATATGGGCATAATGAAATGTATTTAAATGCCCCATCCTCTCAACCAAGTCAACAGTTTCAACCTGGTAATACAGCTTTTGTGCAAAGGCCTTTACCCCCTAGCCTGCCGCAAACTTCGTCTAGCCATTTCTCATTCACAAAGCCTTCAATGCCACCGCATCCTCAGCATTCATACCCTCCACAATACTCATTGCCATCGCAACATGATGGCCGCAGGCCATTTGTTTCTGATGAACAGTGGAGAATGCCTGCAGGAGAATATATAGCAGGAAGAAATCCACCATCTGCTGGTCCATTGTTTGTCCAAGAAG CTTACTTTAGACCACCTGGTGAAAGACCGCCTTCAAATAATATGGCTTTTCCGATTGCTTCCACCAATACTTTACCAGCTGGAGCTCCAAATTCGG GTCATGGTGTTTCACCCATGTTGCCGTGTCGACCAGATGTGTCTACCATTAATTGTTGGAGACCAGCTCGAGAATAA